A genomic segment from Syntrophotalea acetylenivorans encodes:
- a CDS encoding succinate dehydrogenase cytochrome b subunit yields the protein MQLMQLFRSSVGRKLFMACSGLMLAGFVAAHLLGNTTLFAGSEAINTYAAQLHKLGPVLWIFRLGLLGALLAHVIFGIWLTLQNRAAKPIGYAKKTTQTTTLAAETMIYTGLALLAFVVYHLLHFTLRKVGLEPSLFSDATGQVDVFRMVVLSFQQWPLVLLYVGGLAALFLHLSHGISSIFQTLGVCNEYLLPLLRKAGFIAALALAAGYLSIPILTYFGLVTL from the coding sequence ATGCAACTAATGCAACTTTTTCGAAGCTCCGTCGGCAGAAAGCTGTTCATGGCCTGTAGCGGATTGATGCTCGCCGGCTTTGTAGCGGCCCACCTGCTCGGCAACACGACCCTGTTCGCCGGGTCGGAAGCGATCAATACTTACGCAGCTCAACTCCATAAACTCGGACCGGTATTGTGGATTTTTCGCCTCGGCCTGCTGGGTGCCCTTTTGGCTCATGTGATCTTCGGTATCTGGTTGACCCTGCAAAACCGGGCCGCAAAACCCATTGGCTATGCAAAAAAAACTACACAGACAACGACCTTGGCCGCCGAGACCATGATCTATACCGGTCTGGCACTGCTGGCTTTCGTTGTCTACCACCTGCTGCATTTTACTCTGCGCAAGGTCGGCCTCGAACCATCCCTGTTCAGCGATGCCACCGGACAGGTCGATGTTTTCCGCATGGTGGTTCTTAGTTTTCAGCAATGGCCCCTGGTGCTGCTCTATGTTGGCGGGCTTGCTGCTTTGTTTCTACACCTCAGCCACGGAATCAGCAGTATTTTTCAAACTCTGGGAGTCTGCAACGAATACCTGCTGCCCCTGTTGCGGAAAGCCGGGTTTATCGCTGCGCTAGCCTTAGCGGCCGGCTACCTCTCCATTCCGATTCTGACATATTTTGGCCTTGTAACACTTTAG
- a CDS encoding fumarate reductase/succinate dehydrogenase flavoprotein subunit produces MILDGKCPSGPLADKWDNHRRDLKLVNPANKRKYTILVVGTGLAGASAAATLAELGYNVEAFCYQDSPRRAHSIAAQGGINAAKNYPNDGDSIFRLFHDTIKGGDFRAREANVYRLAQISNNIIDQCVAQGVPFARDYAGYLENRSFGGAQVSRTFFARGQTGQQLLLGAYQAFSRQVQAGKIRVHARTEMLDLVVVDGEAKGITVRDLVTGEIRCHAGDAVVLASGGYVNVYNLSTNAMGSSVTAAWRAHKKGAYFANPCYTQIHPTCIPVTGDHQSKLTLMSESLRNDGRIWVPKNKGDQRPAQQIPEDERDYYLERKYPSFGNLAPRDIASRAAKQACDAGLGVGSGRGVYLDFTDAIERLGEDTIRARYGNLFDMYQRITGENAYQQPMRIYPALHYAMGGLWVDYNLQSNLPGLFVLGEANFSDHGANRLGASALMQGLADGYFIAPYTIADYLARTEPGKASSKDDEFRDSAAQVEGLTNKLLAVNGRKTVNDFHRELGHIMWEDVGMARSEESLRNALEKIPALREEFWNNVRVPGNGADLNQELEKAGRVADYLEFGELLARDALNRDESCGGHFRVEHQTEDGEAVRKDDQYSYVAAWEYGGTGKTPQLHKEPLTFENIELAVRSYK; encoded by the coding sequence GTGATACTCGACGGCAAATGTCCATCCGGACCGCTTGCAGATAAATGGGACAACCATCGCCGGGACCTGAAACTGGTCAACCCGGCCAACAAACGCAAATATACCATTCTCGTTGTCGGTACCGGCCTTGCCGGGGCTTCGGCTGCGGCAACCCTGGCAGAACTTGGCTACAACGTCGAGGCTTTCTGCTACCAGGACAGCCCGCGTCGGGCTCACAGCATCGCCGCCCAGGGCGGGATCAACGCTGCCAAAAACTATCCGAACGACGGCGACAGCATCTTCAGGCTGTTCCACGACACTATCAAAGGCGGCGACTTTCGCGCCCGCGAGGCCAATGTCTATCGCCTGGCCCAGATCAGCAACAACATCATCGACCAGTGCGTCGCCCAGGGCGTACCCTTCGCCCGCGATTACGCCGGCTACCTGGAAAACCGTTCCTTCGGTGGCGCCCAGGTTTCCCGTACCTTTTTTGCCCGTGGGCAGACCGGCCAGCAACTGCTGCTCGGAGCCTACCAGGCCTTCAGCCGCCAGGTACAGGCCGGCAAAATTCGCGTCCACGCCCGCACCGAAATGCTCGATCTGGTGGTCGTTGACGGCGAGGCAAAAGGCATCACCGTAAGGGATCTCGTAACGGGCGAAATCCGCTGTCACGCCGGCGATGCTGTCGTTCTGGCGAGCGGCGGCTACGTCAATGTCTACAACCTTTCGACCAACGCCATGGGCAGCAGCGTTACCGCCGCCTGGCGGGCCCATAAAAAGGGCGCTTATTTCGCCAATCCCTGTTATACGCAGATTCACCCGACCTGTATCCCCGTCACCGGCGATCACCAGTCCAAACTGACGTTGATGTCCGAGTCCCTGCGAAACGATGGGCGCATTTGGGTACCCAAGAACAAGGGTGACCAGCGTCCGGCTCAGCAAATCCCAGAGGACGAGCGCGACTACTACCTGGAACGCAAATACCCCAGTTTCGGCAACCTGGCACCCCGGGACATCGCTTCTCGTGCCGCCAAACAGGCCTGCGATGCCGGTCTCGGCGTCGGCAGTGGTCGCGGGGTCTATCTTGACTTCACCGATGCCATTGAACGTCTGGGCGAAGACACGATTCGGGCCCGCTACGGCAATCTGTTCGACATGTATCAGCGAATCACCGGAGAAAACGCTTATCAGCAACCGATGCGCATCTATCCGGCCCTGCATTACGCCATGGGAGGCCTGTGGGTCGATTACAACCTGCAGAGCAACCTGCCCGGCCTGTTTGTCCTTGGCGAAGCCAACTTTTCCGACCATGGCGCCAATCGCCTCGGTGCCAGCGCCCTGATGCAGGGACTGGCCGACGGTTACTTCATCGCCCCCTATACCATCGCCGACTACCTGGCCCGAACCGAGCCTGGCAAGGCCAGCAGCAAAGATGACGAATTCCGTGACTCGGCCGCGCAGGTCGAAGGGCTTACCAACAAATTGCTGGCCGTTAATGGCCGCAAGACCGTCAATGACTTTCATCGCGAACTGGGCCACATCATGTGGGAAGATGTCGGCATGGCCCGCAGCGAAGAAAGCCTCCGAAACGCCCTGGAGAAGATTCCGGCCCTGCGGGAGGAATTCTGGAATAACGTGCGTGTTCCCGGCAACGGTGCCGACCTTAACCAGGAGCTGGAAAAAGCCGGCCGCGTTGCCGACTATCTGGAATTTGGCGAACTGCTGGCAAGAGATGCTCTCAACCGGGACGAGTCCTGCGGTGGTCATTTCCGGGTCGAGCACCAGACCGAGGACGGCGAAGCCGTACGCAAGGATGACCAATATTCCTACGTTGCAGCCTGGGAATACGGCGGTACCGGAAAAACGCCGCAACTGCACAAAGAGCCTTTGACTTTTGAAAATATCGAACTGGCGGTAAGGAGTTATAAATAA